A single candidate division WOR-3 bacterium DNA region contains:
- a CDS encoding transposase: MRKNCRGVSIYARNRKSIRLKNYDYSSSGGYFITICTYNRKHLFGKIIDGKMILNDGGKIAQQYWLEIPKHFPNAGLDEFIIMPNHVHGIIMIHNHVRANDYSPAKFKSPSKTIGSIIRGFKIAVTKWFRFNSNVYIVWQRNYYEHIIRNENELNKIREYIVNNPLQWQYDRENPRRANDYSPLQNPYYELEENIYGKK, encoded by the coding sequence ATGAGAAAAAATTGTAGGGGCGTATCAATATACGCCCGAAACCGAAAATCTATAAGATTAAAAAATTATGATTATTCCAGTTCAGGTGGATATTTTATTACAATTTGCACATACAATCGCAAACATCTTTTTGGAAAGATTATAGATGGTAAAATGATATTGAATGATGGTGGTAAAATTGCTCAACAATACTGGTTAGAAATACCGAAACATTTCCCGAATGCCGGGCTGGATGAATTTATCATTATGCCTAACCATGTCCATGGGATTATTATGATTCACAATCATGTGCGGGCTAATGATTATTCGCCCGCAAAATTTAAATCGCCCTCTAAGACCATCGGCTCTATCATCCGGGGTTTTAAAATTGCAGTAACCAAATGGTTCCGTTTTAATTCTAATGTTTATATTGTTTGGCAACGGAATTATTACGAACATATTATTCGTAATGAGAATGAACTCAACAAAATTCGCGAATATATTGTAAACAATCCTCTGCAATGGCAATATGATAGGGAAAATCCTCGGAGGGCGAATGATTATTCGCCCCTACAGAATCCATATTATGAACTGGAGGAAAATATCTATGGCAAAAAATAA
- a CDS encoding restriction endonuclease subunit S codes for MRDMNGPYKLPEGWKWVRLGEVCEINPPRPRDFYRHPETPTTFVPMAAVDERTGTIFKAEIVPYFKVAKGYTYFEENDVLFAKITPCMQNGKHVIAKNLIDGIGFGTTEFHVLRPKKDIILSEWIWFFIRQAHFLQEATAYFTGAVGQQRIPESFLKDYLIPLPLLPEQRRIAEKLREIMSEIEKARTACKRQLEAVKALPSAYLREVFESEEAKKWEKRRLGEVLSIIESGSRPKGGVQEVKEGIISIGAEHLNSYGGFNFANVRFIPNAFYQTMKRGKIQKGDVLIVKDGATTGKTSIVDDDFPYKEASINEHVFRLRGKENLLTQQFLFWFLYSPQGQFQIQQEFHGSAQGGINQKFIYGVRIPLPPLPTQQRIANYLKEKMSEVEKLRQAVERQLETINALPQAYLRKAFRGEL; via the coding sequence ATGAGGGATATGAACGGACCATACAAACTACCCGAAGGCTGGAAATGGGTGAGATTGGGGGAGGTGTGTGAGATTAATCCACCAAGACCACGGGATTTTTATCGACATCCAGAGACGCCTACTACATTTGTTCCTATGGCAGCTGTAGATGAAAGAACTGGAACTATCTTTAAAGCAGAAATTGTTCCATATTTTAAAGTTGCTAAGGGCTATACTTATTTTGAAGAAAACGATGTTCTATTTGCAAAAATTACTCCTTGTATGCAAAACGGAAAGCATGTGATAGCAAAGAATTTAATCGATGGCATTGGCTTTGGAACAACTGAATTTCATGTGCTCCGTCCTAAAAAAGATATTATTTTATCCGAATGGATTTGGTTTTTTATTCGTCAAGCTCATTTTTTGCAAGAAGCAACAGCATATTTTACTGGAGCAGTTGGCCAGCAAAGAATTCCCGAAAGTTTTTTAAAAGATTATCTTATTCCCCTTCCTCTCCTTCCCGAACAGCGGAGGATTGCTGAAAAACTTAGAGAGATTATGTCCGAGATTGAAAAGGCAAGAACCGCTTGTAAGAGACAACTTGAAGCAGTAAAAGCCCTCCCCTCCGCTTACCTTAGAGAAGTCTTTGAAAGTGAGGAAGCAAAGAAGTGGGAGAAAAGGAGATTAGGGGAGGTGTTGTCAATCATCGAAAGTGGCAGTAGGCCTAAAGGCGGTGTTCAGGAAGTAAAGGAAGGGATTATATCCATTGGGGCAGAACACCTGAATTCCTATGGGGGTTTTAACTTTGCCAATGTCCGGTTTATACCTAATGCGTTTTATCAAACAATGAAAAGAGGTAAAATTCAAAAAGGAGATGTTCTTATTGTGAAAGATGGTGCTACAACAGGAAAAACTTCTATAGTGGATGATGATTTTCCTTATAAAGAAGCTTCGATAAATGAACATGTGTTTAGGTTAAGGGGGAAAGAAAATTTATTAACTCAACAATTTCTGTTCTGGTTTCTATATTCACCTCAAGGACAATTCCAAATTCAGCAAGAATTTCATGGGTCAGCTCAGGGAGGAATTAATCAAAAATTTATCTACGGTGTAAGGATTCCCCTCCCCCCTCTTCCCACCCAGCAACGTATTGCCAATTATCTCAAAGAAAAAATGTCCGAGGTTGAGAAATTGCGCCAGGCGGTTGAAAGACAACTTGAAACAATTAATGCTTTGCCACAGGCATATTTGAGAAAGGCATTCAGAGGTGAGTTATGA